Genomic DNA from Solanum dulcamara chromosome 4, daSolDulc1.2, whole genome shotgun sequence:
ggtgaatatgtttcttcatagttgactccgggtttttaagagaatccttgtgcaacaaggcgagccttgtatcttacaatttcatttctcttatttCGTTTTCGTACAAAAActtatttatagccaactggttttacaccttctggggtttggactacaggtccaaaaacctcacgtttagcaagcgagtctaattttgattgaattgccttttgtcattctggccaatcacatctacgttgACATtgttcgacggatttaggctcaagattttcactatcttgcatgaggttaattgaaacattatatgcaaaaatattatccaccataatttttgatcgatctagatttatctcatcaccggcaGAACTTATTGAAgtttcttcattcacttgagtctcgggctcactgatttcttcaggaatatcaggagtactcaaatcttgaccttcttcaggaggttcttgtgtagtatcatttttattatttttcacgcttctctttctagaatttttatcctttgaacccaacggtctaccacacttcaggcgtgtttgtgattcagaagctatgatactagcagatggtccttttgggacatcaattcggataggcacattcactgcacggatatgtgacttagttactCATggcaaatcagtaaatgcacctggcatttgatttgctattttctgtaagtggatgatcttctggacctcctgctaaCATGTgtgggtacgtggatcaaaatgtgatcgtgatgaaactttccacgcaatttctttttctttttcgggtttctttttctctccctctaatggcgggaaaattgtttcatcaaatcgataatctgcaaatcgagcagtgaataagtctccagtcaacgaatcaaggtatcgaattatggagggtgagtcaaacccaacatatatgcccaaccttcggtaagggcccatctttgtacgttgtggtagTGCTACAAGCACATATACggcacaaccaaaaatttgtagatgggctatatttggctcatgaccaaatactaattgtgacggagaatATTTACTATAATGTGTCgatctgagacgtacaagtgctgctgcatgtaagatagcatgaccccaaacagtaattggcaattttgttttcattagtagaggtcttgctatcaattgtaggcgttttataaatgactctacaagtccattttgagtatgaacataagcaacaagatattcaatttttatcccaattgataaacaataatcattaaaagcttgggatgtaaattctccagcattatcaaggcgaatggccttaattagATAATctggaattgcgctctcaatcttattatttgtgctaacaactttgcaaacgccaggttgcgagatgataataagcacacatgagaccatctagatgatgcatctattaggaccataaaatatctaaacaatccactaggtggatggataggtccacatatatctccatgtacacgctctaaaaagccaggagattcgatgtcaaccttcagggtcgatggtctggcaattaatttgccttgataacaagcagcacatgaaaattcatcatttgtaagaattttCTCATTCTTTAGCGGATGtctagttgaattttcaagaattcgtctcatcattattgatccaggatgacttattcgatcatgccatagcacaaatgtatttggatcagtaaacttctggtttacgatcatatgtgcttcaattgcactaatttttgcataatataggccagacaacaaagttggtaatttttccagaatatatttctggcctgagacactcttggttataccaagatatttaatattcatttcatttagtgtctcaacatgatatccatttctgtggatatctttaaaacttaacaagtttcttggggatttagtagagaatagtgcatcttctataacattTTTTGTctccttaggcagaattatagtagctcttccggagccttctatcatttttgaattatcagaaattgtagtaacatttgcttttcttcttagcaagttagaaatatatttgtcgtctttaaatatagcatgagttgttccactatcaattacacaaatatcctcttgatttatcattgatccaattaagatttgaggcatttccacattttcttcaataaaaaataaaataagtattaacacatggtacattacacaatttttatttatttacatggattaggaaaatacaaatataatatttaatacagataaaaaaaatatttacatattattagtcctatcgatattcatattttcgtctgaaaaattaaagaaatcagctacatccaaatgcatgagctcaatattatcttcagagataaaatttatctctgaattattttctgccctctttaatgatgcctgatatagctgaaccagacgttttgacgACCGACAagtccgcgaccagtgccccacaccttcacatctatgacatacattttctgaattattcttcggtaaaacTTCTGgttttttaccctgccttttatattgctggttatttttcggtgccagccgagtatcatgattaaaattctTTCTTTGACCACGACCAtgactggggccatgaccttTTTCTCGTTAgttataatttgtctgattcacttcatggagtgacaaagaaccaacgggcttactatcataatttttcattaataattcattatgtctttcagcaacAAGAAGGtggaataataattcaaaatattttgtaaaacctttttcgcgatattgctgctgtaggagcatattcgtgggtggaaatatggagtatgtttttttcaGTTTATCTTACTCAGTGATTTcgtctccgcataaatttaactgagttataattctaaataaggcaaaattatattcagttatatttttaaagtccattagtctcagatttaacaagtcatgacgtgcttgtggaagcatgaccaacttcaggtggtcatatcttttttttaaattttttcacaattttaGGGGATCCTTTAAtataagatattgtaattttagcccctcgtcaagatggtggcggagaaaaatcatagcttttgcacggtcttgacataatgccgtgttatcatctttgatggtgtctgccagacccatcgattctagatgaatttcggcatcaagtacccatgatgagtagcattTTCTAGAGATATCAAGAGTagtaaattcaagttttgaaatatttgccattttataaaaataaaattaaataaaactcttaccacttttgttaccttgaataAATAGCAgagtttcgtgctgataacgtgttgtatAATAACTTAACTTAGTAAATAGCAAGGTAATTAAAAGGAGATATATTGATAGGAGAAATGAGAAACAGAGGAGAGAAAAGAGTAATTGCcgtatatatattatatctcTAATGTTCTTCTTGTTGATTGTGCACATTATATAGGGGGAAAAAGTAGGCAATGCGGACTAATTGCCCAACTATCCAAGACAACTTGCCCAACTATCCAAGTGGTGGGTCCCACTTGGATAGTGACATCCGAGTGGTAACACAAATTAAATATtgctaaaaattattattgtcaaATTTAGACAATAAAGAAAGCTTATATATTGATTtatctttataaatttttaaaattatcaatAAATTATTTACGATTATATTTATCAAGTTACCACGCAACGAGCGGATATATGTACTAGTTTCATTTAAAAAGGAAATCCACTCATTTCTTAAATTCGAACCGGTCGCTAATAATCTTACCTGTTTGTTTTAAACCAAACCGGCCCCTAAAGCTAACGGTCAATTTCAGATTACAAAACTATCGGATCATCGCCATGGCTAGACCCTTGTCAACAATCTTCAAATCGACGAAACCCCATATTCAGAAACCCCCAAAACCCTCGAATTTTGATTCGTTGAAGCCCACTAATCTCAAAGTTTTCTCTTCACCAAATCCAATAGCATCTTCCTCAAGTTGCAGCAAATCGAAGAAATCAAGGAAGTCGGATGCAAATTCACAGAAATCATCAGGAAATGAGTCGGAATTACTAACGAGCCCAGTTTCAAACTCAACGAAATTCAGTAATTCTAAGAAAAATAGGTCTTTGTGGTGTGTATACCTCATTCTCTCCACAAATCCACCTATTAAAACCTATGTTGGTGTCACTACCAATTTCTCTCGCCGGTGAGtaacttctttcttttgtttattttaggaggaaaaaaagagaagactTTTGATTTATAAAAACATGTTTGGAGTGGACATTGGTCGGGGAATGGACTAGTGTTCTGCTTATATGGACTTgagcttttggggttgagttaggtaAGGGTTCCATGTCTTTACATGTTATTAGTGCCACCTCTATACCCATTTAGGCTCACTAGTTGGGCCTAGGCATAAAGTGGGGTCGAGGAATGGACTTGTGGATTGCTTATATATGGAAATGAGCTAGCTGTTTGGATTGAGGTAGGCCCGAGTACCATATCTTTATAGAACAAAAGAAGCTTTTGTTAATGGTTTTTACTTACCAACGTGTTAATCATGCCTAGCTTGTATGTTGTTGGTTAAGCTTGTGTTAGATGATACTTATATGGAGAAAATAGGTTAAGAatctcaaaaaggaaaaaaaagaaggggtAAACGTTGATATGATTTCTGAGATAGAGTCATCCTACTGATCTCTCTGTTGAAGCCAAATAGTTGTGCTCCATCTCAGCTTCTCCATTGTGAATGTGTAACTCATTTTGTTTTACTATTGTCCTATTCTTTTTGGTGGTTTGTAGCTTCTTTCTTTACTCACTTTTTCTAGTTTTAGATTCTTTGGGGAACTCTTTCAtccttgttcttcttcctctgaAAACAACAAGAATGTAATTTAGTGGTTCTTCCCTTAGATCATTACTACCTAGGGCTAAAACAATCATAATAGACGTGTTTtgatctaccatgattgtgctttcgaaatttcattttaaatcttcttttttttttctcttgagGCTTTTGTTTAATACTTCTATCAAGAGTTGGATTGGTTGCAGTGAATGCCTTAAAATGAACGAGTACATTCTACTATGACATTTGGCAATCTTTATTCTGCTGCTTGTTTTATATTCACCCAATTGCTGCCCACATTTTAGGAGATTAATGATTCTTTTAGcacttatgaaaaaaaaaatcatgatggTAAGCTGGTTGTTGGCCTTCCATTGAGCGTGTAGTGATTCATCGACCATGATTCTCTATACTAGCAATATGCTAGTAAACTGTAGCGAAATCACTCGAAATGAGAGAGTTGGGAGTGTTAATCGTTCTGTCAGCATGCTCAAAGAGTGGAACTTCTGTCTTGAGTTTCTATGTTCTCCAAGTAATATAAGTTTAATTAACAGTTTAGCTAGATTATATCTGCATCATTATATTGTCATTTGttcattaaattttcttttaccaTCTAATATATTAAGCTGCTGATTTCTAATTGGCGATCTCTCTGATAGACTAAAAGAACATAATGGTGAATTAAAAGGGGGTGCAAAGGCATCTCGCTCGGGAAGACCTTGGATTTGCGCCTGCCTTATTCGGGGATTTAAGGGCAGAAGTGAAGGTACCGTCTTTATATCACTATTGTATATGATGTGCTTCTTTCTTTCATCAGAAATACAAAATTGCCTCCAAGTCTATAACTCATGTTATGCGGGCGCACTTTTAAGTTTTGATTGTACATACTTTTGCTGTTTACATGTTACCTTTTGGGTTTCCCTGATATTCATTCGGTTGCCTAAAATCATAGTTTAACTTTTAAGCTAACCCCATCAGAGATAATATGTAGTTTTATGGCTTTGTGCATTATCTTGGAGCATGTACACACTTGAAAGATGGTTGCGCAGATGCCCTTAACCAACAAGCCATTTTACTCTGAGTTTCTTTAGTactgggtggttatgattctataggTTTTACGAGTACAAAGTTCATATGTGAGTTTATAGAGCTTCAGTCTAGTAATGGTGCTAGTACAAGCAGAGTTGATAAATGTGGATTTTGTTTCTGACAAATAAACATGCATACTAAACAAAAGATTGAAATCAATGTCTGACCAGAATAGATCGTAGCCTATTAACCAGAGTGACACAGCCAACTCTTCTGCTCTCTTGATTCTTTGACCAAACACATTCTCCTGATCAGCAATTCAAGAAATATGTCTAAATTACTAGTTAAGAGAGAAGTAAGGCTTGACATGAATATGCATTATAAAGAGCGTGTAATTGAtgtgttttttttcttcaaagttCGTATTCTAGTTGTTACCAAGGTCTAGTCAGGAGTTAACAGTGTAAGTATTAGATAGAGGGGGGTCATAACAGGATAGTCAAGTCATTGCTTTTCCCTGTATCTGGCCCAAAATGTTTGTAAGCATAGAACCATACAGATCTAATTGTTGTTGGCAATTTCCCAATACAATTGGTTATGTTTGCAAGGGGTTCAACAGTTCTTATGGTTGTTTTGCATTTGCAGTTCTGTTCTGTTTATGATCAACAAACagccttattttctttttctttttcttaatagtGACCActcaatttttccattttagcTATTGCATCTTTTAGACTCTCTTCGCTTCCTTGTTTTCATAAGAAATAGAAGCATATTACAAGTTACACACTAATCGGTGCACAAGGTGACTTGTGATTGCCTAGATCTACTGCCAAACACATGGGTTCTGTCTATTCGCTGAAACATCTAGGTAGCTGAATATTGTAGATAAAAGCAGTATCTGTTTGTTGTTATGGCATAGTACTGGTGTACTTGCAGAAAAAATCTACACAAGTGAAGCTCTTTTAATTGTTCCTGAAACATTCCTCAAACTGATCATCTCACTCCTCTTATCTGTTGTAAGATTCCAGGAATTTCTCGACTTTCGTTGATTTACCAGAGTTATGGATTCACTTTATGCTTAGGATGAACACAACTCGGACTTAACACTGAAAATATGTTTTTAACTGGTAGTAATTGAGACTGCTATCCGGCTTACAATTTGCAAAACAGTTCTGATAAGTTGTCGTGCAACCTATTTCTGAAACACCATTTTAAAGCTAAGTTGAGACTCTGAATCCATTGTAGCTCTCCAGGATAGATGTATTCCTGCTGCTTGTTGACTCTTAAATGTCCCACGGTATTATTTTAATTGCCTTGATTTTAAGTGTGAAATCATCATTTCTAATAAGCAAAACCTTGTTTGATGTGCTTTTACCAATTCCTGTCATTGCTGATTGCCCTGATCAAACCAAAAAAGAATTTGTTCCTATAATAATATAATGGTACTGGAAAGGATCACAAGTGAAACCTGCCTATTATATTACTAAGACAACCTCATCGTCCCAAACAATACTTTTCTCTATGTCGTCAACAGGATTAGCTAAAACTGATTGTCTGGTATGTGACTTCTCTGCTTATGGGTATATGTGGAACTAGAGTGTTACCATCTTCAGCGACAAAATGTGAGTTgtcataaaaaataagtaattgaTTTAGATGACGACAGTAGGATCAGAATATCCATTATTTAGATGAGTGAGATTAGGTTTATCACTAAAACTTTAGAACATTTCAGCAGTAATGTGAtaaactttaaaataaaaacatcATGCCAAGGTGCTGATTGCCGAGAAGCTTGTGTTTTTTCTCCTCGAGGAATTTCCCTTAGATTGTTGCAGGATGGATGGTTTCATTGTAAGCAAATTAAATCACCATGGACTTTTTCAGATTTGGATTAAACAGGAACTTATTCAGATTAAACATCTGCAATTCATTCTTATGTCCTTGCCACTATTACTATTTACTAATTTCTCATTAGCAGAAAACATAAACTTATATTACTCTCTAACCTTTTAGTCAATGTTGAATAAACTTCTCTCTTTTTAAAGCAGTTAGTTTTCATTTACTTTCACCTGCCACTTAGAGTTTGAGCAAGTTGTCTAACTTTCTTTGCGACTTTGTGTTTGAGCTTGTAGCTTGTGCATTTGAATCAAAATGGAAACAGATTTCGAGAAAGTTGCCCCGTACTACTGAGGAGCAGAAGCCGGAAGACAATGGATCTCTTGCATTTTTACAGCATAGACATGCAGCTCTGGATCGCGTTCAAAGTTTGATCGACTGCAGTGACTTAAATATTGATTGGCGTTCTAATTTTTTCTGATTTAATATATTGATTCTTCTCTACAGAAATATGCAACCAAAGTTGTTTTGACttgtaaattatatatacatattaactTACAAGAGTAAAATGTAGTTGATACCAAAATTCATTCTACCTAAACTAAGGAATATTCATAACACCTGCTGGCTGCTGCAAATAAAAACAAACCAAACTTGGGAACAATTTAACAACATCCTTTGAATGAAGACAAGGGCCTGTTTGACTTGGCCTTAAAAAATAAGGCAAGGTTTGTCAATCCGgcaatatttataaataatttaataagatAGATAAAACAAATATTGTACTTAAATTATGTCTCATCTGACATAACTTGTTAAAACATAAAAGGCTTAATATACAATCAATCCTTTAAATTTGTCAGAATATTTCatttagatatttgaattaaACCATGTTCTCATTGAACATCTTAACTCCTAATAAAGTTTCAATTAGACActtttgattcaaattttgatttttcccCCTTTTGTGTGTGTTTTCATCCGTTTATTAGATGGTTAAGTTAATCACATATAATATGACATCTCATTTGACTAATACATTTGCTTCAATAAGCTGTAAAACTCCATGTGTTTTCAACGTATAACTAAAGGAGAAGACatattttatgtaattatgtttaactacctaatagacaaataaaaacacatatacaaaaataaaattaaaatttgaattgacAATGATTTAGTTAAAATGTCTAAAGTTAGGaattaagatatttaatttgaaCACGACTTGAAAGAAATCTAAATTATATTCTGGCAAATTTAAGGGGAAAAAATCATTTCTTTTGACTATGTAATGTCGAGACTATTTTTACACAAATTACAAAATTATACACTCTATTGTGCAATCAGCCATAGAGTACCCCATCAAAGGGAGAAAAGTTACCACTTTCCAATAAatgtaattaaaaaataattattttacggagtttcaaattttaacaatattatatttttgaaaaataactattgtTATTGAATTTCATATTATATAGGTGAAATTCCATGACCCGGGTCGGATCATTCCTGGACCGGATCGTGGATTTGAGAGAGCAATAAATTAGGGATCAGATAATGGCAACTGCAAACAATCAAAGTTGAGAAAGAGAGGAGTAGAAGAAAAGTGTGTTGATCAAAGAAAGGGAAAAGTGTTTTAAGCATGTCGTTAATGAAGGGAGAGCCATTGGTGAGGAAGGTTGCGCTGATGGCTAAGTATGCAGTGTTTCCTGGAGCTATGGCTGCTGCCGTTATCTATTCTCCTCCTCCTTACGCTTCTTATTATAAGCCccaatcttcttcttcaaaataAACTTTTTGTTTTCCTTATGGGTATGTGCCCCCTTTTCTCTTGTTTTGCCTAATTTGGTCACTTCTAGGGTTTGGAATTTtgtatgctatgaatattttaatttatgttttgggTATATTTTGTCTACTAATCGCATATCATTTTAACATCTCCTTGCAATTCCACTTTAATCTTAATTTTGCTTCTCAAGAGTCGAACAAACTGATTTTTGTCTTAGGTTGTTTAATGGACTCTTTCATCTTTTTTGGTATAATGCGTAATCGATATCCCGATGTAGCTCCAATAAGACCAAATTGATTTGATAAGCTGAAAAGGGATTAGATTGGGACGGAGGGAGAATTGCTTA
This window encodes:
- the LOC129887015 gene encoding uncharacterized protein LOC129887015, with the translated sequence MARPLSTIFKSTKPHIQKPPKPSNFDSLKPTNLKVFSSPNPIASSSSCSKSKKSRKSDANSQKSSGNESELLTSPVSNSTKFSNSKKNRSLWCVYLILSTNPPIKTYVGVTTNFSRRLKEHNGELKGGAKASRSGRPWICACLIRGFKGRSEACAFESKWKQISRKLPRTTEEQKPEDNGSLAFLQHRHAALDRVQSLIDCSDLNIDWRSNFF